Below is a window of Virgibacillus sp. NKC19-3 DNA.
AAACAGGACGGTGGGCCATTGTTTTTTCCAATGCATCAGACGTGTTTGAAATATGCTGCTCATTCCTTTAAACGCTCCTTCCACAGCGAAAATCCAAGTAAGATAAAAAGCGAAACTAAATTCATCAAGAGTAATGGAATATAATTTGCATACAGACGCCCGCGCAGCAGGATTTCCTGCAATCCGTTAAACGCTTCATGGGAAAAGCTATACATCAGTACGTCCTGTATATGTAATGGAAAATAGATAGTTGGAATAATGGCACCGCTACTCAATAGCAATATCCCACATATCAATGATTGAATGAGTAAACGAAGCTTCTGTGACGGTAGGGCCATTTCCACAATAGCAAAACTTTGCAGTAATACAATACTATATAAAAGTGTAATCAGCACAATGCGTAGATAATCATCAACAATCAAGTCAAAATGTAGTGCACGCCCTAAAAGCACAAAAGAAGCAACTGCAAAAACGAAAATTACCAGTAGTGTAACACATATTTTTGCAAATATTTGTCTGATTTCCGTAACACCATAAAGCTTCATTCGCTGCTTCATGCGTAGGTTTTCTTCTTTGCTTAGAAAATTATAAATGCTGAAAAGCCAAAGCGTGACTATAATAAACCATCCAGCGACTCCATAATAATGAACAGGTGAACTCGTAGCATGATTGGATACTTGCTCATCATTCATGATTCTGTCTTTTCCAATAGTATAAAAAAGAAATTCCTGAAATTGATCAAACAACAAATCATTGCGCTCGTCTGCGTTCAAACCTAATTCACGTCCGTAGTGATTGATTGTTAGAATATTTGCCTGCGCCGTACTGATATGCCTCGTAACACTATCGATGAGCTCGTGAATGACGTAACTCTCCGTAGGTGCCTCGGGGTTACCAATGACCGGAAATTCAACGGAGGTTCCCTGATATAAATGATCGGTAAAGTTATCAGGAAACATAACATATGCACTCAGTTCATTACGTTCAATCGCTTCAACTGCTTCGTCTTCTGACATACTATGTATTTGAATATATTCGCCCAAAAGGGACGATTCATCAATAAATTCTACCATTAATTGCGTTTCATTGGATTGATCTAAATCTACCAATCCTACATGAACGGGATTATCTTCAGGTGGGAGAATGAGTGTAATAACAATTGTTGCAATCAACCCCACGATGAAAATAGGAAAAATGAAAAGAAGAGGAAGTGAGAGCCACTTCCTCCTGAGCTGCATAATATGATTCTTCATAAATAATAGACTATGTTTGATGGAATGCATGGTTCCACTCCCGTTTCATTTCATGTTTCAAGTCATTAACCAAAGGTACATTTATGGGAGCCCTGGTCCGCCTCCCATTAGACCAAATAACCACGCTTGAAATTGTGGTGTGATTTCATGTTCAAGAAAATCCGTAAGTTCATTTTCACTCATACTACCTAAATCCTTTATATTCTCTTCATTAGGCATTTCAACACTGTCAATAGTTTCCGAATCAATCATCACTTGTAGCGCAAACATATCTTGGCTAATTTCCGGGCTTTCCATGGAAAAATGATGTTCGGAGTTCATTTGATCGTTATCATATGCTGAAGAGCCGGACCAGATTAGCATTCCACTCGTTCCAGCTTGGTCAAAGGAAAATGTTCGATCAAAATCTCTTGTGCCATCATTTAGCGATTCTTTGCCTTCATAAGTCAGTGTGACGTCTTCTACTGTTAGATTAATAGAGTCTGTGGCATTATCGTCTTCCCAGGATAGATTACCTGCAATATTTGCAGTACCATCTGTAATAGAGTCTGAGACTCCTAGATCGTAGTTAAAGGTTTGGTTATCATCCTGAAGCAGTTGTGTTCCGTTTACAGTGAAGCTTACTAGATCCTCGGCAGTAGATCCCATATCTACTTGGAATTCACGTTGGGCAATCACGTCATCATAGACCCAGATGGTGGAAGTCAACCCATCAGGAATCTGAAAATCTTCTAAACCATTGATCGCTTCACCTATGGCTGTTTCATATTCATTTATAAATTGATCGAATTCATCGTCCATAGCTGGTGTCCCCATAGCTGGTGTCCCCATAGCCCCCGCTACAAATTGATCTCGCATCATTTCTTTGATTTTCTCATCCTGTTGCATTTTTTCCAAAACGGTGGTCATTATTTCTTTTAACTGCTTTTCTGTAAGATGAAAGGTAATTTTTTCTGTATCCAGCGATTCGTCATCTACCTGAATGGTTTCATCTGTAGATTCAAATGCATCATCAGGGGTTTCATTGTATACCATTTTTCCATATTCCTCTTGGAAATATTCGATATCTTCATTGAATGCATCTGTACCTTCAAATAAGCTTTCCAAATTCATACTTTCCTCACCTGTAAAAGCATTGGGATCTAATTTTTGCATCAGATTTCCAAAATCTTCATCTCTTAACTGAAGCAATTCATCCATAAAGGGCAGACCAGCCGTTACCTCATCTGCTGTTACATAGAAGTCAAAGTCGTCTATCTCCATTCCTCCAATATTTGCCTGGAGTTCAGCAGATGCTTGCTCATTTTCCATATCACTGGCACCCGTTATCGAAATAGTTGAATTGTTTATGATCTGGGAAGGACTAACTGCACCCATACCACTCGTTTCATTCGGGTCGTTATATTCTGCAGCTAGTTCCAACGTTTGTTTTACAGGGTTTTCCTGGGAATGGTCTATCCAGTCCAGTTCCTGCTGATAACGTTCTTCGAATTTTTCGCCCATAAATTCCACTGTGTTTTTCTCTGCTAAAAAGTACTGCTCTTTTTCCGAAAAATTTAATAGAACAAAAGCTGCTACACTTCCGCCAGCGACAACAACGACTGTAATGATAATAGCAATTAAACCTTTGGAAAAGCCCTTTTTCTTCTCCTCGTTATCCACTGTTTCCCCCATTACGCCTCTCCTTTCTTTTTTGCACCTTATCATTATATGTATTAGAAATAAAAAAGACCAATACAATAAAGTATATGGTAATTTTATAGCATTTACGACAAATATAGTCAAATTTTTCATGAAACGAATGATTTCAAAAAGACTGGAACAAAAGTGTTTTTACCATCTAAATTTCGAACATACATTGCTTTGGAAAGGTTCGTTTATTTAGTATAAACACTTTTGTTTGGTCCCAGCTTTTTTTGTTTACTTATTGTCCGTCTACCGCTTGTTTAACACCTTGCTCCAATGTGTCAACCATGGTTTGTTTCTCTTGTTCATCTGCTTGCTTCCATATTAATTCAAAGATAACGCCGAGTCCGGGGAGCATTTTCTCTTCCCCTTCTTGGATGGCATCAACTATGGTTGCTTCTAGCTGATCTTGATCATTTGTAGCAATGTTGGATAAGATGGCTTTACGCAAGTTTAAGTCCATTTCATTCACCTCATTTATAAAATTCGCTTAAGGATAGTTTGACCAGTACCAGTAATAATATGTATGATAAAAAGAGACATAAGGAAGAGGATTGAATGACATGATTACATCAATAAGGAATAATAAAGTAAAAGCATGGCGGAAGCTACATAAAAGAAAAGAACGTATCCATTCTGGAACATTTCTTATCGAAGGGCTTCATTTAGTGGAAGAAGCTTGGAAAAGTGACTGGATAATAGAAGAAATCATTGTGATTGATGCGCTTGAATTACCATATTGGAGCGGAGAATTACCCGTTGAATTCGTCAGTGATCCCGTTTTTCAGTATATTTCTCAAACAAAAACACCACAGGGAATAGCTGCAGTTGTGAAAATGAGTTGCCCGGTTAAGCCAGCAGGTAATCATTTGCTATTAATTGATGCCGTGCAAGATCCCGGTAATCTGGGAACAATGGTTCGAACTGCGGATGCTAGTGGGTTTGATGGAATTGTCTTAGGTAATGATACAGTTGATTTATATAATGACAAAGTGATTCGAGCAACACAGGGATCTTTGTTTCATGTGCCTATTTTTCAGGCAAACCTCAAGGACGAAATAATGGAATTGAAACAACATGGGTTTCATGTATGGGCAACAGCACTGTCAGATAATGCAAAACCTTATTATGAAATGGCAACGAATGATAAACTTGCACTAATGGTTGGAAATGAGGGATCCGGATTACAAACTGAATTACTGCAACTTGCAGATACGATTGTAACTATCCCGATTTATGGCAAGGCCGAATCGCTTAATGTCAGTGTCGCTGCAGGTATTTTAATGTATCATGTTAAATTAGTTGCAGATTCGAACGAAACTAATTATAATATATAGTAATAATGCATAACACAAGCATCGAAAGAGTCAAATAACAATTTAGCAGCGGGAAAGGGAAGAAGTGCCTGGACTGAGAGCATTTCTACCGTATTAAATGTTATTATTTCACTCTGGAGCTGACACTTAGACCTTGTAGAAATAAGTAAAGGTGTTCCGGACTTCTATCCGTTATCATATCAAAGTTGGATACGTATGTATCAACAAGGGTGGTACCGCGAATAAACAGCCTCGTCCCTTTTAGGGAATGGAGGCTGTTTTTATTTTGGCTTTTACAAGTTTGTTGTTTTTCGATAAAAAATAAACTGCGACGTCGTTACTTATTTGTTATAACCACCATTTGCTGCCCCGAACTGGGGAGGGACGTTGATATTTTAAACCCACTTCCAGTGAAATGTGTTTCCGAAGCGGGGGTTAAAGCATCAATGTTAATTTCATTATATGCCACCATTTCCATCAACTGCGAAAAATAACAAAACTTATGAAATGACCCATTTATTTTAAGGAGGTAATCATTGGATGAAAGATCAATTGGAAGCAATACAAACAGAGGCACTGGAAAATATTGCTAAGGCAGATGAGCTAAAACAGCTTCAGGATATAAAAGTAGCTTATTTAGGCAAAAAAGGTTCGTTAACCAGTGTGTTAAGAGGCATGGGGAAACTTTCCAAAGAAGAGCGACCTGCTGTTGGGGAAATTGCCAACCAGGTAAGGGAGACGATAACTAAAAGCCTGGAGCAAAAAAACGAAGAATTAGAGAAGCAAGAGCTTGAAAAACAATTAGAAGGAGAAACCATTGATGTGACGTTACCTGGACGCCCAGTGCAAGTAGGTGGGCCGCATTTATTAACGAAGATTATTGAAGAGATTGAAGACTTATTTATCGGAATGGGCTTTGAGGTAAAGGAAGGCCCTGAAGTAGAAACGGATTACTTTAATTTCGAAGCATTGAATTTACCTGAAGGTCACCCTGCAAGAGATATGCATGACACATTTTACATTACAAATGACTTGTTATTACGTACACATACCTCGCCTGTCCAGGCAAGAACGATGCGTTCTTATGATGGCGGGGATACAGTGAAAATGATTTGTCCAGGCAAAGTTTACAGACGGGATACAGACGATGCGACACACTCCCATCAATTTACTCAAATGGAAGGACTTTATGTAGACAAGCATGTGCGGATGAGCGACTTGAAAGGAATATTAGATGTATTTGCTAAAAAGATGTTTGGAGAAGATCGTGAAATACGACTGCGTCCAAGTTTCTTCCCGTTTACAGAGCCTTCCGTCGAAATGGATATTTCCTGCAAAGTTTGCGATGGAGAGGGCTGTTCTGTATGTAAAAACTCGGGTTGGATCGAAATTTTAGGTGGTGGTATGGTTCATCCCAACGTCCTGGAAATGGCTGGATTTGATTCGAAAGTCTATAGTGGTTTTGCTTTCGGTATGGGACCTGACCGTATCGCTATGTTGAAGTATGGCGTGAATGATATTCGTCAATTTTATACCAATGATAAACGATTTTTAAAACAATACCATAAAGCATAGAGGAGGAAAGTATTGATGTTCGTATCATTAAATTGGTTAAGGAATTATGTTGATTTAGGACACTTAAGTCCCCAGGAACTTGCGGAGGCAATTACCAAGTCTGGAATTGAAGTCGATGGAATTGAATATATGGCTGAAGAAATCAAAGATGTGGTTATTGGGTATGTGGAAACTTGCGAAGAACATCCGAATGCGGATAAGCTAAGTCTTTGCAGCGTTGATGTTGGAGAGGAGAAACTGCAAATCATATGTGGAGCTCCAAATATCAGGCAAGGCCAAAAGGTAGCTGTTGCGAAGCCTGGTGCTGTTTTACCCGGAAATGTTAAAATCAAAAAAACGAAACTGCGTGGCGTCCAGTCAAATGGTATGATTTGTTCCATGCAAGAATTAGGCCTGAAAGAAAAATATCTGCCAAAAGAGATTTCAGATGGAATTATGGTCCTTCCTGACGATGTCTTAATTGGTGAAAGTGTTCGTCCGATCTTAAATCTGGATGATGTAGTGCTGGAACTTGATTTAACTCCAAACCGGGCTGATAGTTTATCCATGCTAGGTGTTGCTTATGAAGTAGCAGCTATTTTAGATAAATCCATTCTCTTACCTCGTGAAGATGTAGAAGTAAGTGAAGAAGATGCGAATGCATATATCGATGTAGAGGTAGAAGATACAGAATTAAATCCATATTATGGTGCTTTTGTAATTCGAAATATTGAAATAAAACCTTCGCCACCATGGATTGCTAACTATCTGATGGCTGCAGGGATACGTCCCATAAACAATGTAGTAGATATTACGAATTTTGTATTACTTGAATACGGGCAGCCACTACATGCTTTTGATTACGATCGCCTAGAATCTGAAAAAATTTTAACGCGACGTGCTAGACAAGGAGAGCAGCTTGTTACCTTAGACGGGAAAGAAAGGATATTATCCGAAGAAAATCTCGTGATTACGAATGGAACCGATCCAATTGCATTAGCTGGAGTAATGGGGGGAGCAAGTACAGAAGTAACAGAAGATACGACTACTGTTTTATTGGAAGCGGCGTATTTTGCGTCAGCTGCGGTAAGAAAGACAGTGAGAGATACTGGTCTTCGCAGTGAATCCAGTACCCGGTTTGAAAAAGGAGTGGATCCCAATCGTGTGAAATCAGCAGGGTTTAGAGCATCTCAGTTATTACGGCAATATGCTGGAGGAGAGGTACTCGCAAATGTTGTGGAAATTGATAAATTAGATCATTCCGAAAAAACGGTAGAAATAAATCTGGATGAAATTAATCAACGACTGGGAACAACTATTTCAAACCAGGAGATCGTCCATATTTTAAATAAGCTGCGTTTCAACTTCAAACAGAATGATAAAAACTTTACCGTTTATGCTCCGACACGACGTCAGGATATTCAGATTTTTGAAGACATGCTGGAAGAAGTTGCTCGGATTTACGGGTATGACCATCTACCATTCACATTACCATTCGGTAAGTCACATGCCGGAGGTTTAACCGAACGTCAGCGACTCAAACGAAAGGTGAAAAATTATCTTGAAAGTGCTGGACTGATGGAAACTATTACACATTCTTTGACCAGCGAGGATAATATTTCAATGTTGATCAGTCCGGAAATAAAAGCAACATCTCCGAATTCGGTTGAGCTGGCAATGCCAATGAGTGAGGACCATAAATATTTGCGACTAAGCTTATTGCCGGAATTATTAGCTACGCTTGCTTATAACAAGGCCAGAAATCAATCTGATTTGAGTTATTATGAACTTGGTGCCATATTTATTTCAGATGAAAACGTGTTAAGAGAACAACCGGATGAACCATTGCGTTTAGCTGGTGCATTAACAGGAAATTGGATGGAACAACCATGGCAGCAAGAGAAAAAAGTTGTTGATTTCTATGTGGTGAAAGGGGTGCTCGAAGGATTGTTTGATTACCTTGAAATCCCGGTTACATTTAAACAGGAAAAACTTCCTGACATGCACCCTGGTCGGACTGCAACCTTGCTTTTACGTGATAAGGTGATTGGATTTATGGGACAACTTCATCCACAAATAGAAAAGGATATGGATCTAAAAGAAACATATGTATTTGATGTGAACATGGAGGAAGTTCTGGCAGCTTATACGAATCATCCGACCTATCAGGAAATACCTAAATATCCATCCATTGCAAGAGATATTGCCTTTATTCTCGATGAAGAAGTAGTAGCCGGGGAAGTAAAAGAAATGATTGAAGAAGTAGGGTCCCCGCTTGTAAAAAATGTAGAGATTTTTGATGTTTATCAAGGCGAGAATGTACCCGAAGGCAAAAAATCGATTGCTTATAGTCTGCTGTATCAACATCCAGACAAAACATTACAGGATGATGAAGTAGAGCAGTCATATCAGGAAATTGTTGAAAAAGTAAATGCTACATTTAATGCATATGTTCGATCCTAGGTAAAGGGGATTTTTAATAAAGATTGGTGCTTGTAAATCATCGAAGTTGATAGAAACTGCGACGTAGTGAAAGTAACTTTATGAGAAGGTTCTCGTTCTAATGATAGTTAAGCGCAGGGATACCGCTACGGAAATGTCACAGTTTCTGTCGCTAAAATTCATTCGTATTCAACACCGAACTGGTAAGAGAGCCTCGATATGTCTGATATGCTTACAAATGCAGTTTAATGGTAGGAATTGGACCACCAGCGGAGGAAACACATGTAGACTCCTGCGGGAGCAAAGGCCTAGATGAGACACCGAAGTGCGGTTAGCACGAGGAGGCTCATCAGCCCCCGCGGAAAGCGAAATGTGTTTCCGTAGCGGTATCCCTACGCTCTCAACCAATGCTTGGAAAGAGTATGGCACACTACGTCGCAGTTTCTATCTATTTTGTCAAAAAGTATTGAAAAAACTACACGACTACAATCGTAAGTAGTTCGCTTACCGTGGAGAAAATGAAAAATCTCAGTATGATTTTCTTATCAAACAGCAACTCTTTTAGATAGTCATTAACAAGTTAATTAAAAGGAAAGTGATGCATTAAAAACACATTGCTTTTCAGTGGAATTTGGCATACAAATAAACAGCTCAGTTAATATGTTACTGAGTTGTTCTTTTTTAATATTATCCAACAATCGCGCCCCGATTGTTGGATATCGTTATTGAAGTAAGGGGAGATTAGTTAAACAACACAATCCATTTTTGCTCACATATATTCACTTTTTTCAAGACTAGAATTCATTTGAAAATCTGTTTATAATTAAATAATCAGTGTGTAGAGATATTGGTATGAGTTTTACGAACCAAAAATATATGTCGAATGATACGTCTGCCATCTGAAATTTTTATTTTTTCGGAGGGTGAAAATATGCATAGGGAAGATAGACTGCCTCAAAGCCCAAATGAAGGCATAATATTTATGTTGATTATTTCGATTATTTCCGTCAACACTATCGCACCGATTATTATGGGGATGGAATTCAGTTTCAGTAAGGAAAATTACTTGGA
It encodes the following:
- the pheT gene encoding phenylalanine--tRNA ligase subunit beta, which produces MFVSLNWLRNYVDLGHLSPQELAEAITKSGIEVDGIEYMAEEIKDVVIGYVETCEEHPNADKLSLCSVDVGEEKLQIICGAPNIRQGQKVAVAKPGAVLPGNVKIKKTKLRGVQSNGMICSMQELGLKEKYLPKEISDGIMVLPDDVLIGESVRPILNLDDVVLELDLTPNRADSLSMLGVAYEVAAILDKSILLPREDVEVSEEDANAYIDVEVEDTELNPYYGAFVIRNIEIKPSPPWIANYLMAAGIRPINNVVDITNFVLLEYGQPLHAFDYDRLESEKILTRRARQGEQLVTLDGKERILSEENLVITNGTDPIALAGVMGGASTEVTEDTTTVLLEAAYFASAAVRKTVRDTGLRSESSTRFEKGVDPNRVKSAGFRASQLLRQYAGGEVLANVVEIDKLDHSEKTVEINLDEINQRLGTTISNQEIVHILNKLRFNFKQNDKNFTVYAPTRRQDIQIFEDMLEEVARIYGYDHLPFTLPFGKSHAGGLTERQRLKRKVKNYLESAGLMETITHSLTSEDNISMLISPEIKATSPNSVELAMPMSEDHKYLRLSLLPELLATLAYNKARNQSDLSYYELGAIFISDENVLREQPDEPLRLAGALTGNWMEQPWQQEKKVVDFYVVKGVLEGLFDYLEIPVTFKQEKLPDMHPGRTATLLLRDKVIGFMGQLHPQIEKDMDLKETYVFDVNMEEVLAAYTNHPTYQEIPKYPSIARDIAFILDEEVVAGEVKEMIEEVGSPLVKNVEIFDVYQGENVPEGKKSIAYSLLYQHPDKTLQDDEVEQSYQEIVEKVNATFNAYVRS
- a CDS encoding ABC transporter permease, which encodes MHSIKHSLLFMKNHIMQLRRKWLSLPLLFIFPIFIVGLIATIVITLILPPEDNPVHVGLVDLDQSNETQLMVEFIDESSLLGEYIQIHSMSEDEAVEAIERNELSAYVMFPDNFTDHLYQGTSVEFPVIGNPEAPTESYVIHELIDSVTRHISTAQANILTINHYGRELGLNADERNDLLFDQFQEFLFYTIGKDRIMNDEQVSNHATSSPVHYYGVAGWFIIVTLWLFSIYNFLSKEENLRMKQRMKLYGVTEIRQIFAKICVTLLVIFVFAVASFVLLGRALHFDLIVDDYLRIVLITLLYSIVLLQSFAIVEMALPSQKLRLLIQSLICGILLLSSGAIIPTIYFPLHIQDVLMYSFSHEAFNGLQEILLRGRLYANYIPLLLMNLVSLFILLGFSLWKERLKE
- the pheS gene encoding phenylalanine--tRNA ligase subunit alpha; protein product: MKDQLEAIQTEALENIAKADELKQLQDIKVAYLGKKGSLTSVLRGMGKLSKEERPAVGEIANQVRETITKSLEQKNEELEKQELEKQLEGETIDVTLPGRPVQVGGPHLLTKIIEEIEDLFIGMGFEVKEGPEVETDYFNFEALNLPEGHPARDMHDTFYITNDLLLRTHTSPVQARTMRSYDGGDTVKMICPGKVYRRDTDDATHSHQFTQMEGLYVDKHVRMSDLKGILDVFAKKMFGEDREIRLRPSFFPFTEPSVEMDISCKVCDGEGCSVCKNSGWIEILGGGMVHPNVLEMAGFDSKVYSGFAFGMGPDRIAMLKYGVNDIRQFYTNDKRFLKQYHKA
- a CDS encoding TrmH family RNA methyltransferase, which produces MITSIRNNKVKAWRKLHKRKERIHSGTFLIEGLHLVEEAWKSDWIIEEIIVIDALELPYWSGELPVEFVSDPVFQYISQTKTPQGIAAVVKMSCPVKPAGNHLLLIDAVQDPGNLGTMVRTADASGFDGIVLGNDTVDLYNDKVIRATQGSLFHVPIFQANLKDEIMELKQHGFHVWATALSDNAKPYYEMATNDKLALMVGNEGSGLQTELLQLADTIVTIPIYGKAESLNVSVAAGILMYHVKLVADSNETNYNI
- a CDS encoding DUF6583 family protein; translated protein: MGETVDNEEKKKGFSKGLIAIIITVVVVAGGSVAAFVLLNFSEKEQYFLAEKNTVEFMGEKFEERYQQELDWIDHSQENPVKQTLELAAEYNDPNETSGMGAVSPSQIINNSTISITGASDMENEQASAELQANIGGMEIDDFDFYVTADEVTAGLPFMDELLQLRDEDFGNLMQKLDPNAFTGEESMNLESLFEGTDAFNEDIEYFQEEYGKMVYNETPDDAFESTDETIQVDDESLDTEKITFHLTEKQLKEIMTTVLEKMQQDEKIKEMMRDQFVAGAMGTPAMGTPAMDDEFDQFINEYETAIGEAINGLEDFQIPDGLTSTIWVYDDVIAQREFQVDMGSTAEDLVSFTVNGTQLLQDDNQTFNYDLGVSDSITDGTANIAGNLSWEDDNATDSINLTVEDVTLTYEGKESLNDGTRDFDRTFSFDQAGTSGMLIWSGSSAYDNDQMNSEHHFSMESPEISQDMFALQVMIDSETIDSVEMPNEENIKDLGSMSENELTDFLEHEITPQFQAWLFGLMGGGPGLP
- the sspI gene encoding small acid-soluble spore protein SspI, translated to MDLNLRKAILSNIATNDQDQLEATIVDAIQEGEEKMLPGLGVIFELIWKQADEQEKQTMVDTLEQGVKQAVDGQ